Proteins encoded within one genomic window of Solenopsis invicta isolate M01_SB chromosome 10, UNIL_Sinv_3.0, whole genome shotgun sequence:
- the LOC105193238 gene encoding leucine-rich repeat-containing protein 58 isoform X1, translated as MSLAMENYTSDSSDSDSVIRWNLSHQLLDNEVLDKKFLNTKHPEQVDTLLLSHNSLMTLPASINRFNNLNSLDISNCGLIRLPDFWIHCPLTCLIAKHNNLTNDGLAKDFENLANLRELNLSGNSFTEFPEQILDLPGLRYLYLGGNHINEITKDIWKLQSLRVLSMGDNRLTEVPSTLGELKALQALVLCDNMLESLPSSIANLTNLKTLSLHKNRLRTLPTEIITLKCLTELSLRDNPLVVRFVSDMTHNPPSLLEVAARVIKNSDIRYDNESIPHNLVQYLNSAHHCVNPQCKGVYFNNRIEHIKFVDFCGKYRLPLLQYLCSSKCIEPRGSNEELVSGAMIRKVLLG; from the exons ATGAG CTTAGCTATGGAGAATTACACATCGGATTCCAGCGACTCGGATTCCGTCATAAGATGGAACCTGTCCCATCAATTACTGGACAATGAAgtgttagataaaaaatttctcaatacCAAACACCCAGAACAAGTGGACACCTTGTTGTTAAGCCACAATTCGCTCATGACTCTTCCCGCCAGTATCAATAGATTCAACAATCTGAATTCTCTCGATATTTCAAACTGTGGCCTCATCAGATTACCAGATTTTTGGATACATTGTCCTTTGACCTGCTTGATTGCGAAACACAACAATCTAACCAATGACGGATTGgcaaaagattttgaaaatcTCGCTAATTTGAGGGAACTCAATTTAAGTGGCAACAGTTTCACGGAATTTCCTGAACAAATTCTCGACTTACCTGGCTTAAGATACCTTTATCTGGGTGGTAATCATATCAACGAGATTACCAAGGATATTTGGAAGCTACAAAG CTTGCGAGTTTTGTCGATGGGTGACAACAGATTGACAGAAGTACCGTCCACCCTTGGTGAATTGAAAGCTCTACAGGCTCTCGTACTTTGTGATAACATGCTGGAGAGTCTGCCAAGCTCAATAGCGAATTTGACGAATCTGAAAACCCTATCGCTTCATAAGAATAGACTACGGACGTTGCCTActgaaataataacattaaagtGCCTTACAGAG TTGTCTTTACGAGATAATCCATTAGTGGTGAGATTCGTTTCCGATATGACACACAATCCGCCATCGTTGCTGGAGGTAGCAGCGCGTGTTATCAAGAACAGCGATATTCGCTACGATAATGAAAGTATACCGCACAATTTAGTACAATACCTCAATAGTGCCCACCATTGCGTCAATCCTCAATGCAAAG GTGTTTACTTTAATAATCGCATAGAGCACATTAAGTTTGTCGACTTCTGCGGTAAGTATCGCTTACCGTTGTTGCAATACTTATGTAGCAGCAAGTGCATCGAACCACGCGGCAGCAACGAGGAGCTCGTGAGTGGTGCCATGATCAGAAAGGTTCTTCTTGGCTGA
- the LOC105193238 gene encoding leucine-rich repeat-containing protein 58 isoform X2: MENYTSDSSDSDSVIRWNLSHQLLDNEVLDKKFLNTKHPEQVDTLLLSHNSLMTLPASINRFNNLNSLDISNCGLIRLPDFWIHCPLTCLIAKHNNLTNDGLAKDFENLANLRELNLSGNSFTEFPEQILDLPGLRYLYLGGNHINEITKDIWKLQSLRVLSMGDNRLTEVPSTLGELKALQALVLCDNMLESLPSSIANLTNLKTLSLHKNRLRTLPTEIITLKCLTELSLRDNPLVVRFVSDMTHNPPSLLEVAARVIKNSDIRYDNESIPHNLVQYLNSAHHCVNPQCKGVYFNNRIEHIKFVDFCGKYRLPLLQYLCSSKCIEPRGSNEELVSGAMIRKVLLG, translated from the exons ATGGAGAATTACACATCGGATTCCAGCGACTCGGATTCCGTCATAAGATGGAACCTGTCCCATCAATTACTGGACAATGAAgtgttagataaaaaatttctcaatacCAAACACCCAGAACAAGTGGACACCTTGTTGTTAAGCCACAATTCGCTCATGACTCTTCCCGCCAGTATCAATAGATTCAACAATCTGAATTCTCTCGATATTTCAAACTGTGGCCTCATCAGATTACCAGATTTTTGGATACATTGTCCTTTGACCTGCTTGATTGCGAAACACAACAATCTAACCAATGACGGATTGgcaaaagattttgaaaatcTCGCTAATTTGAGGGAACTCAATTTAAGTGGCAACAGTTTCACGGAATTTCCTGAACAAATTCTCGACTTACCTGGCTTAAGATACCTTTATCTGGGTGGTAATCATATCAACGAGATTACCAAGGATATTTGGAAGCTACAAAG CTTGCGAGTTTTGTCGATGGGTGACAACAGATTGACAGAAGTACCGTCCACCCTTGGTGAATTGAAAGCTCTACAGGCTCTCGTACTTTGTGATAACATGCTGGAGAGTCTGCCAAGCTCAATAGCGAATTTGACGAATCTGAAAACCCTATCGCTTCATAAGAATAGACTACGGACGTTGCCTActgaaataataacattaaagtGCCTTACAGAG TTGTCTTTACGAGATAATCCATTAGTGGTGAGATTCGTTTCCGATATGACACACAATCCGCCATCGTTGCTGGAGGTAGCAGCGCGTGTTATCAAGAACAGCGATATTCGCTACGATAATGAAAGTATACCGCACAATTTAGTACAATACCTCAATAGTGCCCACCATTGCGTCAATCCTCAATGCAAAG GTGTTTACTTTAATAATCGCATAGAGCACATTAAGTTTGTCGACTTCTGCGGTAAGTATCGCTTACCGTTGTTGCAATACTTATGTAGCAGCAAGTGCATCGAACCACGCGGCAGCAACGAGGAGCTCGTGAGTGGTGCCATGATCAGAAAGGTTCTTCTTGGCTGA